A single window of Oerskovia paurometabola DNA harbors:
- a CDS encoding DUF3817 domain-containing protein translates to MTSRTAAPVPDAAPTSAALESSSETPSAPEVPTASHHWTVRAFRVVAIAEAFSWAGLLVGMYVKWVAEASEIGVKIFGPVHGGLVVAYVALALVVAVRQRWSLLTVFFALAATLPPFLTVFFDRWAHRSGRYEERASA, encoded by the coding sequence GTGACTTCCCGAACCGCCGCCCCCGTTCCCGACGCCGCCCCGACGTCCGCAGCCCTCGAGAGCTCGTCCGAGACGCCGTCCGCGCCCGAGGTGCCCACCGCCTCCCACCACTGGACCGTCCGCGCGTTCCGCGTCGTCGCGATCGCCGAGGCCTTCTCCTGGGCCGGCCTGCTCGTGGGGATGTACGTCAAGTGGGTCGCCGAGGCCTCCGAGATCGGCGTCAAGATCTTCGGCCCGGTCCACGGCGGTCTGGTCGTCGCCTACGTCGCGCTCGCGCTCGTCGTGGCCGTCCGTCAGCGCTGGTCGCTCCTGACCGTCTTCTTCGCGCTCGCGGCGACGCTGCCGCCGTTCCTCACGGTCTTCTTCGACCGGTGGGCGCACCGCTCGGGCCGCTACGAGGAGCGCGCCAGCGCCTGA
- a CDS encoding acyl-CoA thioesterase translates to MTRQIQLTIASTLPRRAVPGRGVLDPSVTRMRVRPGDLDFYLHVNNGVYLQMMDVARSNFLADLGAFGLLRDKGWYPVVASSTMKYRRSLQLWDRFEITTRVLGWDERVVYLEQVFTRGGDLCARGLIAGRFLSKAGDRIPGPDVVALLGTSTVSPELPTDVRDWAQAVDVAAR, encoded by the coding sequence GTGACCCGACAGATCCAGCTCACGATCGCCAGCACCCTGCCGCGCCGGGCCGTCCCCGGCCGCGGGGTCCTCGACCCTTCCGTGACCCGCATGCGCGTGCGTCCGGGCGACCTCGACTTCTACCTGCACGTCAACAACGGCGTGTACCTGCAGATGATGGACGTGGCACGCAGCAACTTCCTCGCGGACCTCGGCGCCTTCGGGCTCCTGCGCGACAAGGGCTGGTACCCGGTCGTGGCCTCCTCGACCATGAAGTACCGCCGCTCGCTCCAGCTCTGGGACCGCTTCGAGATCACGACCCGGGTCCTCGGGTGGGACGAGCGCGTCGTCTACCTCGAGCAGGTCTTCACGCGCGGCGGCGACCTGTGCGCACGCGGCCTGATCGCGGGCCGGTTCCTCTCGAAGGCGGGAGACCGCATCCCTGGGCCCGACGTCGTCGCTCTCCTGGGCACCTCGACCGTGAGCCCCGAGCTGCCGACCGACGTGCGCGACTGGGCCCAGGCCGTGGACGTCGCGGCACGCTGA
- a CDS encoding antibiotic biosynthesis monooxygenase family protein, whose translation MTDEVLEHALLHVVPGQEAAFEEAFAHARTIISAMPGFGGLSVSRCVERPSTYLLLVRWDSLEAHTEGFRGSPEYLRWKALLHHFYDPFPGVEHYREVSVIPGPTTMP comes from the coding sequence ATGACGGACGAGGTGCTCGAGCACGCCCTGCTGCACGTGGTTCCCGGCCAGGAGGCCGCCTTCGAGGAGGCGTTCGCGCACGCACGGACGATCATCTCCGCGATGCCCGGCTTCGGCGGGCTCTCGGTGTCGCGATGCGTCGAGCGCCCCTCGACGTACCTCCTGCTCGTGCGCTGGGACAGCCTCGAGGCACACACCGAGGGGTTCCGCGGCTCGCCCGAGTACCTCCGGTGGAAGGCGCTGCTGCACCACTTCTACGACCCGTTCCCGGGCGTCGAGCACTACCGCGAGGTGTCCGTCATCCCTGGGCCGACAACCATGCCCTGA
- a CDS encoding VOC family protein: protein MTISLKFCNITVNDVDESIAFYSDALGLKVHNDVGSEGFRWVTLGSDAQPGLGIVLSAPHAGRSQADGDALQELMIKGTLPILVFASDDVDALFETVRASGAEVLQEPMDQDWGPRDCAFRDPSGNMVRIAQAA, encoded by the coding sequence GCAACATCACCGTCAACGACGTCGACGAGTCGATCGCGTTCTACAGCGACGCACTCGGGCTCAAGGTGCACAACGACGTGGGCTCCGAGGGGTTCCGTTGGGTCACGCTCGGGTCGGACGCCCAGCCCGGGCTGGGCATCGTGCTCTCGGCGCCGCACGCGGGTCGCTCGCAGGCCGACGGCGACGCGCTCCAGGAGCTCATGATCAAGGGAACCCTGCCGATCCTCGTGTTCGCGTCCGACGACGTCGACGCGCTCTTCGAGACAGTCCGGGCGTCGGGGGCCGAGGTCCTGCAGGAGCCCATGGACCAGGACTGGGGTCCGCGCGACTGCGCGTTCCGCGACCCGTCGGGCAACATGGTCCGGATCGCCCAGGCAGCCTGA